A region of Deinococcus rubellus DNA encodes the following proteins:
- a CDS encoding FAD-dependent oxidoreductase gives MRIVIVGGVAAGMSAATRAKRQNPEAEVVVFERGEYISYGACGLPYVIGGEVEGFDKLIARTPERMRGEGVGVRLRHEVIGVDSKAQTLTVRENGGATHTEPYDRLLLATGVSPVRPDWASPAWASTGASGVHVLRDIPDGQAIEASLKGAKRAIIVGGGYIGLELAEALRSRGLSVVLLERGPGVAGRILDLGYQRQVRHELEKNGVDVRCGVTVESLTAKNGRVTGVQTSSGLLRCDLVMVAVGVRPNVALAQAAGARLGKTGAVRVNNRQQTNVEHVYAAGDNTESVQRVTRRKVHVPLGLTANRMGRVAGINMAGGEAQFPGIVGSGIFKTFGLGVARTGLTQHEADALGLDAVSVDVESTDHAGYYFDAAPIYVRLTAERGTGRLLGAQILGHPGSVKRIDVIAALLHSRGKVHDLAEVDLSYAPPFSSVWDVLLVAAGQASKAARLPRENTPA, from the coding sequence ATGCGAATAGTCATCGTGGGCGGTGTGGCAGCGGGCATGAGCGCGGCCACCCGTGCCAAACGCCAGAACCCGGAAGCCGAAGTGGTGGTCTTCGAGCGGGGCGAGTACATCAGTTATGGCGCGTGCGGACTGCCCTACGTCATCGGCGGCGAAGTCGAGGGCTTCGACAAGCTGATCGCCCGCACACCCGAGCGGATGCGCGGCGAGGGCGTCGGCGTGCGGCTGCGCCACGAGGTCATCGGGGTGGACAGCAAGGCCCAGACCCTCACCGTGCGCGAAAACGGTGGGGCGACCCACACCGAGCCGTATGACCGCCTGCTGCTGGCCACTGGGGTCTCCCCAGTGCGCCCCGACTGGGCCAGTCCTGCTTGGGCCAGCACCGGGGCATCGGGCGTTCACGTGCTGCGCGACATCCCCGATGGACAGGCCATAGAAGCCAGCCTGAAAGGCGCAAAGCGGGCCATCATCGTGGGCGGCGGCTACATCGGGCTGGAACTGGCCGAAGCACTGCGCTCACGCGGCCTGAGCGTGGTGCTGCTCGAACGCGGTCCGGGGGTGGCCGGACGCATCCTCGATCTCGGCTATCAGCGGCAGGTGCGCCACGAGCTGGAAAAGAACGGGGTGGACGTGCGATGCGGCGTGACCGTGGAGTCCCTGACCGCCAAAAACGGACGGGTGACCGGTGTGCAGACGAGTAGCGGCCTCCTGCGCTGCGATCTGGTGATGGTGGCCGTCGGTGTGCGGCCCAACGTGGCGCTGGCCCAGGCAGCGGGTGCACGGCTCGGCAAAACAGGCGCGGTTCGCGTCAACAACCGGCAGCAGACCAACGTGGAGCATGTCTACGCGGCGGGCGACAATACCGAGAGCGTCCAGCGCGTCACCCGGCGCAAGGTCCATGTACCGCTGGGCCTCACCGCCAACAGGATGGGCCGGGTCGCGGGGATCAACATGGCAGGCGGCGAGGCCCAGTTTCCCGGCATCGTCGGCAGCGGCATCTTCAAGACCTTTGGTCTGGGCGTGGCCCGCACCGGCCTCACCCAGCACGAGGCCGACGCCCTGGGACTGGACGCCGTAAGCGTGGACGTGGAGAGCACCGACCACGCCGGGTACTACTTCGACGCCGCCCCGATTTATGTGCGCCTGACCGCCGAACGCGGCACGGGAAGACTCCTGGGCGCGCAGATTCTGGGGCATCCTGGCAGTGTCAAGCGCATCGACGTGATTGCCGCGCTGCTGCATTCACGCGGCAAGGTGCACGATCTGGCCGAGGTGGACCTGAGCTATGCCCCACCCTTTTCCAGCGTCTGGGACGTGCTGCTGGTGGCGGCAGGCCAGGCCAGCAAAGCTGCGAGGTTGCCCAGAGAGAACACCCCGGCCTGA
- a CDS encoding BTAD domain-containing putative transcriptional regulator has protein sequence MIWITLLGRGELRVGEESVRFPTRRALALCAYLVLEGATLRSRLAALLWPDHEESSARVNLRQELRRLRATPLGAQLHASGDILALSADVMSDAGLFELLSGQGDFAAALPHYGGRLLDGTEFFDAPDLGDWLEAQRERLHTLWTAALAAQAQALEEGGQLTEALALWQRLLRTDELRERWHAETMRLHLRLGEREAALRQFARCQAMLKDELGLTPLPETLALAEQARRAVPAPHLSVPPRPAPPLPPLLVGRADTYEALRQRLGTLIVGEPGIGKSALARAACGQVKVLILSGHEAGRHTPFSPATAALERHFAGLSGEEQAILVPMLPGRHLPPDPALRAGFRRAVAKIMEQRLGRDGVLLLEDLHWFDSASCEVLGGVLERCAEVGTWVLATARPHELSQNPAALRLSAPLTRLNLGPLGQADLAELTRAWTHAAPDPNFLIWLHDATAGNPLAVRETLRRLRDTQGEGPLKVPPESEAAPVRALILQRALRLGVQAQRVLEAASVCSPAFSVRQLARCTALDEWTCLDLLEDAQQAGLLDVEDQQFRFSHDLIRRAILSSLSPVRAALLHRHMAAELERGGAPEQVAQHLEAAGEDASGWWWKAACAAERVYAYPQALAHSERALAGQLTPETRLACHRRRLLWWRTVDDRPGWKTEVERLEALAYREGEAGWWLEARLARLEWLFHGGRYREVLDLGQQVVADPNATPEQHARALLEYANAQVYLGQYHEAQRHLHGALDVPGVTLAELPELYGRLHHSLTASALETGDLKMAAEHAELARRGFERAGSRMGQLRSLFNSFAIADRSGELEAAREAGLLALNLAREMEDRQSERLALFNLTSLAIKAESVELAQSLMVEVELMTEGEADPRTVQWANLNRAEICRLNGDLGGSVAFLQLVLAQAEAVGDTLHQLEATHIIAELLLELRLFQEARRVIGRRELHGDTESPTRQMIEARMLGFEGHPYEEAVALGHILHRNDLDGSRSRDRLVLHLARALINAGHGLDARQLLAEAKLGLTPSVQARRVALGLWLEADQGTVDAARRVLAAGNIPPIERLELLEALSTVHQPYLGQAQELRRSLMASLLPALEVGWPGGRA, from the coding sequence ATGATCTGGATCACACTGCTGGGGCGCGGCGAACTGCGGGTTGGGGAAGAGAGTGTCCGCTTCCCGACCCGCCGCGCCCTGGCGTTGTGCGCTTACCTGGTGCTGGAGGGCGCGACGCTGCGCTCCCGGCTGGCGGCGCTGCTGTGGCCGGACCACGAGGAGTCCTCGGCCCGCGTCAATCTGCGCCAGGAACTGCGCCGCCTGCGGGCCACGCCGCTGGGCGCACAGCTGCACGCGTCGGGTGACATTCTGGCGCTGAGCGCCGACGTGATGTCCGACGCCGGGCTGTTCGAGCTGCTCAGCGGCCAGGGTGACTTTGCCGCCGCGCTGCCGCACTACGGCGGGCGGCTACTCGACGGCACCGAATTTTTCGACGCGCCGGACCTGGGTGACTGGCTCGAAGCCCAGCGCGAGCGGCTGCACACCCTCTGGACGGCAGCGCTGGCGGCCCAGGCGCAGGCGCTGGAAGAGGGCGGGCAACTGACGGAGGCGTTGGCACTGTGGCAGCGGCTGCTGCGAACCGACGAGCTGCGCGAACGCTGGCATGCCGAAACCATGCGGCTGCACCTGCGACTGGGTGAGCGCGAGGCGGCCCTGCGCCAGTTCGCCCGCTGCCAGGCGATGCTGAAAGACGAACTCGGCCTGACGCCGCTGCCCGAAACGCTGGCGCTGGCCGAGCAGGCCCGCCGCGCCGTGCCCGCACCCCACCTCAGCGTGCCGCCCAGACCGGCCCCGCCGCTGCCGCCGCTGCTGGTGGGCCGCGCCGACACTTACGAAGCGCTGCGGCAACGCCTGGGCACGCTGATCGTGGGTGAGCCGGGGATCGGCAAGAGCGCGCTGGCCCGCGCTGCCTGCGGCCAGGTCAAGGTGTTGATCCTGAGCGGCCACGAAGCCGGGCGGCACACCCCCTTTTCTCCGGCGACGGCGGCCCTGGAGCGCCACTTTGCGGGCCTCAGCGGCGAGGAGCAGGCCATCCTCGTGCCGATGCTGCCGGGCCGCCACCTGCCGCCGGACCCGGCGCTGCGGGCGGGCTTTCGCCGGGCGGTGGCGAAAATCATGGAGCAGCGCCTGGGCCGTGATGGGGTGCTGCTGCTCGAAGACCTGCACTGGTTCGATTCGGCGTCGTGCGAGGTGCTCGGCGGCGTGCTGGAGCGCTGCGCCGAGGTGGGCACCTGGGTGCTGGCCACCGCCCGGCCCCACGAACTGTCGCAAAATCCCGCCGCCCTGCGCCTGAGTGCGCCCCTGACGCGCCTGAACCTCGGCCCGCTGGGTCAGGCAGATTTGGCGGAACTGACCCGCGCCTGGACCCATGCCGCGCCGGACCCGAATTTTCTCATCTGGTTGCACGACGCCACTGCCGGGAATCCGCTGGCGGTGCGCGAAACCCTGCGGCGGCTGCGCGACACCCAGGGCGAGGGGCCGCTAAAGGTGCCGCCGGAAAGCGAGGCCGCTCCGGTGCGGGCGCTGATCTTGCAGCGCGCCCTGCGGCTGGGGGTGCAGGCGCAGCGGGTCTTGGAGGCGGCCAGCGTGTGCAGCCCGGCGTTCTCGGTGCGCCAGTTGGCCCGATGCACGGCGCTGGACGAGTGGACCTGCCTCGACCTGCTCGAAGATGCCCAGCAGGCGGGGCTGCTCGATGTCGAAGATCAGCAGTTTCGTTTCTCGCACGACCTGATCCGGCGGGCCATTCTCTCGTCGCTGAGTCCGGTGCGCGCTGCCCTGCTCCACCGCCACATGGCCGCCGAACTGGAGCGCGGCGGCGCGCCCGAGCAGGTGGCCCAGCACCTCGAAGCGGCGGGCGAGGACGCGTCCGGGTGGTGGTGGAAGGCCGCCTGCGCCGCCGAGCGGGTCTATGCCTACCCGCAGGCGCTCGCGCACTCGGAGCGGGCACTGGCGGGCCAGTTAACCCCGGAGACACGCCTGGCCTGCCACCGCCGCCGCCTGCTGTGGTGGCGCACGGTTGACGACCGCCCCGGCTGGAAAACCGAAGTCGAGCGCCTGGAGGCCCTGGCCTACCGCGAGGGTGAGGCGGGCTGGTGGCTGGAGGCGAGATTGGCGCGGCTGGAATGGCTCTTTCACGGCGGACGCTACCGTGAGGTGCTCGATCTGGGGCAGCAGGTGGTGGCCGACCCCAACGCCACGCCGGAGCAGCACGCCCGTGCCCTGCTCGAATACGCCAACGCTCAGGTGTATCTGGGCCAATACCACGAGGCCCAGCGGCATCTGCACGGGGCGCTGGACGTTCCCGGTGTGACGCTGGCCGAACTGCCGGAACTCTACGGACGGCTTCACCACTCGCTGACCGCCAGCGCCCTGGAAACCGGCGACCTGAAGATGGCCGCCGAACACGCCGAACTCGCGCGCCGGGGTTTCGAGCGGGCGGGCAGCCGGATGGGGCAACTGCGGTCACTGTTCAACAGCTTTGCGATTGCTGACCGCTCCGGTGAACTGGAGGCGGCGCGGGAAGCGGGCCTCCTGGCGCTGAATCTGGCGCGCGAGATGGAGGACCGACAAAGCGAACGGCTGGCCCTCTTCAATCTCACTTCGCTGGCCATCAAGGCCGAATCTGTGGAACTCGCCCAGAGTCTGATGGTGGAAGTGGAACTGATGACTGAGGGTGAGGCCGATCCGCGTACCGTTCAGTGGGCCAACCTCAACCGTGCCGAGATTTGCCGTCTGAACGGCGACCTGGGCGGGTCGGTGGCTTTCCTTCAATTGGTGCTGGCTCAGGCCGAAGCGGTGGGCGACACCCTCCACCAACTGGAGGCGACGCACATCATTGCCGAATTGCTGCTGGAATTGAGGCTCTTTCAGGAAGCCAGGCGCGTGATAGGACGACGTGAATTGCACGGTGACACTGAATCGCCAACGCGGCAGATGATCGAAGCGCGAATGCTGGGTTTCGAGGGTCATCCCTATGAAGAAGCTGTCGCTCTGGGGCACATACTGCACCGTAATGATCTCGACGGTTCCAGAAGCCGTGACCGGCTCGTTCTCCACCTCGCCAGAGCGCTGATCAACGCGGGGCATGGCCTGGATGCTCGGCAGTTGCTGGCGGAGGCGAAACTGGGTCTCACGCCTTCTGTTCAGGCGCGGAGAGTTGCGCTGGGTCTCTGGTTAGAAGCTGATCAAGGCACGGTTGATGCTGCCCGGCGTGTTCTGGCCGCCGGAAATATTCCGCCGATTGAGCGCCTTGAGCTGCTGGAGGCTCTTTCTACCGTCCACCAACCCTATCTCGGTCAGGCGCAGGAGCTGAGACGTTCGCTGATGGCCTCGCTGCTTCCGGCACTGGAAGTGGGATGGCCAGGGGGTCGGGCGTAG
- the serA gene encoding phosphoglycerate dehydrogenase — MTASAPQTDQAAHDPTTAAPKRVLICDEMNPGNLDFPGFELEYEGNLPREEILRRLPDFDALITRSRTKVDRELIDAAGPRLKVIGRGGVGVDNIDLDYASLRGLLVLNAPESNNVSAAELAIMHLMAAARGLTRSDAKTRAGDWDRKFLGLELKDRTLGIIGLGRIGSMVADRAQGIRMNVVAYDPYVPESKFERLGVKRAATLDELLAQVDAVTVHTPLTDETRGMLGEAELAKLKPGSIAVNAARGGIIDEQALVAALNSGHLFAAGIDVFVDEPPTPDHIFLHAKNLGITAHLGANTVEAQERVGAEIVDRVLAALQGDVSKGAVNAPALDPKTMEALGGYLTLGEKLGRILAQLLPGASDIEVTFRGDFPADPTPVLTSVLVGYLSGSTDERPNMINARALAKERGLSVAVREQTDSPDYQTEVIVKVTEHGAKERTRTVGGTVFGKSPRLTRLRDFRVELEPEGYILIASNEDKPGAVAKLSNLLGTWGINIAGMALGRAQKGGQALFTLTLDDALSPEQLEAVRALDVIESAYLVKV; from the coding sequence ATGACCGCCTCCGCGCCCCAGACCGACCAGGCCGCCCATGACCCCACCACCGCCGCGCCGAAACGGGTGCTGATCTGCGACGAGATGAACCCCGGCAACCTCGACTTTCCCGGCTTCGAACTCGAATACGAGGGCAACCTGCCGCGCGAGGAAATTCTGCGCCGTCTGCCCGACTTCGACGCCCTGATCACCCGCAGCCGCACCAAGGTGGACCGCGAACTCATCGACGCTGCCGGGCCGCGCCTGAAGGTCATCGGGCGCGGTGGCGTGGGCGTCGACAACATCGACCTCGACTACGCCTCGCTGCGTGGTCTGCTGGTCCTCAATGCCCCCGAGAGCAACAACGTTTCGGCAGCCGAACTGGCGATCATGCACCTGATGGCCGCCGCGCGGGGCCTGACCCGCAGCGACGCCAAGACCCGTGCGGGCGACTGGGACCGCAAGTTCCTGGGCCTTGAACTCAAGGACCGCACCCTGGGCATCATCGGACTGGGGCGCATCGGCAGCATGGTGGCGGACCGGGCCCAGGGCATCAGGATGAACGTGGTCGCCTATGATCCCTACGTGCCGGAGAGCAAGTTCGAGCGCCTCGGCGTCAAGCGGGCTGCCACCCTGGACGAACTGCTCGCGCAGGTGGACGCCGTGACGGTGCACACCCCGTTGACCGACGAGACGCGCGGCATGCTGGGTGAGGCCGAACTCGCCAAACTGAAACCCGGCTCGATTGCCGTGAACGCGGCACGCGGCGGCATCATCGACGAGCAGGCGCTGGTGGCTGCCCTGAACAGTGGGCACCTCTTCGCGGCAGGCATCGACGTGTTTGTGGACGAGCCGCCCACCCCCGACCATATCTTCCTGCACGCTAAGAACCTCGGCATCACTGCCCACCTGGGGGCCAACACAGTGGAAGCCCAGGAGCGGGTCGGTGCGGAGATCGTGGACCGGGTGCTGGCCGCTCTGCAAGGCGACGTGAGCAAGGGAGCGGTGAACGCCCCCGCCCTCGACCCCAAGACCATGGAGGCGCTGGGCGGCTACCTGACCCTGGGCGAGAAGCTGGGGCGCATCCTGGCGCAACTGCTGCCGGGGGCCAGCGACATTGAGGTGACGTTCAGGGGCGACTTTCCCGCCGACCCCACCCCGGTGCTGACCAGCGTACTGGTGGGCTACCTGTCGGGCAGCACCGACGAGCGCCCCAACATGATCAACGCCCGCGCGCTGGCCAAGGAGCGCGGCCTCTCGGTGGCGGTGCGCGAGCAGACCGACAGTCCCGATTACCAGACCGAGGTGATCGTCAAGGTGACGGAGCACGGCGCAAAGGAGCGCACCCGCACGGTGGGCGGCACCGTCTTCGGCAAGTCGCCGCGCCTGACCCGGCTGCGCGACTTCCGGGTGGAGCTGGAGCCGGAAGGCTACATCCTGATCGCCAGCAACGAGGACAAGCCGGGCGCGGTGGCCAAACTCAGCAACCTGCTGGGCACCTGGGGCATCAACATCGCCGGAATGGCGCTGGGCCGCGCTCAGAAAGGCGGTCAGGCGCTCTTTACCCTGACCCTGGACGACGCCCTCAGCCCCGAGCAGCTCGAAGCGGTGCGGGCGCTGGACGTGATCGAGTCGGCTTATCTGGTTAAGGTGTAG
- the aat gene encoding leucyl/phenylalanyl-tRNA--protein transferase produces the protein MPTAAVMLNHPDPLTREVARGYAGGGFLMDNGRGLEWYSSTRRALVPLGEVLHIPHSLKKHLSRFEVRLNADFPGVLAGCMARSETWISPELAGIYLHLNKTGLLHSFETWQGGHLAGGVLGLSLGGAFVGETMFHAVTHGSKVALVRLSQHLTRRGFVLLDAQLQNSHLQQFGTYEITPAEYAVQLRRALGKDADLSLLDGEWPEPERSNQIQSSHK, from the coding sequence GTGCCCACCGCCGCCGTGATGCTCAACCATCCCGATCCCCTCACCCGCGAGGTGGCGCGCGGCTACGCGGGCGGCGGATTCCTGATGGACAACGGGCGCGGCCTGGAGTGGTATTCCAGCACCCGCCGCGCCCTGGTGCCGCTGGGCGAGGTGCTGCACATTCCGCACAGCCTCAAGAAGCACCTGAGCCGCTTCGAGGTGCGCCTCAACGCCGACTTTCCCGGTGTGCTGGCCGGGTGCATGGCCCGCTCGGAAACCTGGATCAGCCCCGAGCTGGCCGGAATTTACCTGCACCTCAACAAGACCGGCCTGCTCCACAGTTTCGAGACCTGGCAAGGTGGACACCTGGCTGGGGGCGTGCTGGGCCTCTCGCTGGGCGGCGCGTTCGTCGGCGAGACGATGTTCCACGCCGTCACACACGGCAGTAAGGTGGCGCTGGTGCGGCTCTCACAGCACCTGACCCGGCGCGGCTTTGTGCTGCTCGACGCCCAGCTTCAGAATTCCCACCTCCAGCAGTTTGGTACCTACGAGATCACCCCTGCCGAGTACGCCGTTCAACTGCGCCGGGCGCTGGGCAAGGACGCTGACCTGTCGCTGCTGGACGGGGAGTGGCCCGAACCCGAACGGTCCAACCAGATTCAATCCAGCCACAAATAG
- a CDS encoding PaaI family thioesterase, whose amino-acid sequence MTDRLTEQQKPLSETPDLAEINARSQGRLPGLLGIEFTHAGRGLMRAHLDIRPELLAPNGFLHAASVVGLADTACGYGTILALPAGAQNFTTIELKSNHLATARAGRIEVEARLLHGGRTTQVWDAVVSAEGKTLALFRCTQVILYPR is encoded by the coding sequence ATGACCGATCGACTCACCGAGCAGCAAAAGCCCCTCTCCGAGACCCCCGATCTGGCCGAGATCAATGCCCGCAGCCAGGGCCGATTGCCGGGACTGCTGGGCATCGAATTCACCCACGCCGGGCGTGGCCTGATGCGCGCCCACCTCGATATCCGCCCCGAACTGCTGGCTCCCAACGGCTTTCTGCACGCCGCCAGCGTGGTGGGGCTGGCCGACACCGCCTGCGGTTACGGCACCATCCTGGCGCTGCCAGCGGGCGCGCAGAACTTTACCACCATCGAACTCAAGAGTAACCACCTCGCCACCGCCCGCGCCGGGCGCATCGAGGTCGAGGCCCGGCTGCTGCACGGCGGGCGCACCACCCAGGTCTGGGACGCGGTAGTGAGTGCTGAGGGCAAGACGCTGGCGCTGTTTCGCTGCACCCAGGTTATCTTGTACCCGCGCTGA
- a CDS encoding LysM peptidoglycan-binding domain-containing M23 family metallopeptidase: MKATPFALALSLSLLGLSGAYTVQKGDTLYSLARANNLKVEDLRRLNNLSSDSLAVGQVLRLSASEALPPAAPNPGTPVPVLPKTSAPKSSTQPPATRQPTKPPPAPSGFTLTLPSAFSPVPSPAIPAPPKPAPASAAPESPPRPPVMVRVGSSFEVGGVRVTLPEQLSMGDAFSVKLTGKGAQGAAVRFPSELGEDVRQPDETLTPYGAAGVYVVPGRVVLGKTTPVIVEIVVGGEVVRGIIPLRPKPGGPVVQLHLSPRVAAKLTDPGKAAEDAMVNKAYLSRGLPIWTKPFAAAVPNPPIPGSFGQSRTYTPGSPVTYHYGADYPAKLGTPIRAVNDGTVVIAGLYPVRGGLVMIDHGGGVSSLYFHQSKILVKVGQSVKRGDVIGQVGTTGISEGPHLHLEIRVRGEATQPADWINRLWP; encoded by the coding sequence ATGAAGGCCACCCCGTTCGCCCTGGCACTCTCGCTCTCGCTGCTGGGCCTGAGCGGCGCGTACACCGTCCAGAAGGGCGATACGCTCTACAGCCTGGCCCGCGCCAACAACCTCAAGGTCGAGGACCTGCGCCGCCTGAACAACCTCAGTTCTGACTCTCTGGCGGTGGGTCAGGTGCTGCGCCTGAGCGCCAGCGAGGCTTTGCCCCCAGCGGCTCCGAATCCAGGCACCCCGGTCCCGGTTCTCCCGAAGACGTCTGCGCCGAAGTCTTCGACCCAGCCACCTGCGACCCGGCAGCCGACAAAACCGCCGCCCGCTCCTTCCGGCTTCACACTGACCCTGCCGTCTGCTTTTAGTCCTGTGCCCAGTCCGGCAATCCCTGCACCGCCCAAACCGGCCCCGGCCAGCGCCGCTCCGGAGTCGCCGCCCCGCCCTCCGGTCATGGTGCGGGTGGGCAGCAGCTTCGAGGTCGGTGGAGTCAGGGTCACGCTGCCGGAGCAGCTCAGCATGGGCGACGCCTTCAGCGTCAAACTGACCGGTAAGGGTGCCCAGGGTGCTGCCGTGCGCTTTCCCAGCGAACTCGGCGAGGACGTGCGCCAGCCAGATGAAACGCTCACCCCTTACGGCGCGGCGGGCGTCTATGTGGTGCCGGGCCGGGTGGTGCTGGGCAAGACCACCCCGGTCATCGTTGAGATCGTGGTGGGCGGTGAGGTGGTGCGCGGCATCATCCCGCTGCGCCCGAAGCCCGGTGGCCCGGTGGTGCAGCTTCACCTCTCGCCCAGGGTAGCAGCCAAGCTGACCGATCCCGGCAAGGCCGCCGAGGACGCGATGGTCAACAAGGCGTACCTCAGCCGGGGCCTGCCGATCTGGACCAAGCCGTTTGCCGCCGCCGTGCCGAACCCGCCGATTCCTGGCTCGTTCGGCCAGAGCCGCACCTACACCCCCGGTAGCCCGGTGACGTATCACTACGGTGCAGACTATCCAGCCAAGCTCGGCACGCCCATTCGCGCGGTCAACGACGGCACGGTGGTCATCGCTGGACTGTACCCGGTGCGCGGCGGGCTGGTCATGATCGACCACGGCGGCGGCGTCAGCAGCCTGTACTTTCACCAGTCCAAGATTCTGGTCAAGGTGGGGCAATCGGTCAAGCGCGGCGACGTGATCGGGCAGGTCGGCACCACCGGCATCTCCGAGGGACCGCACCTGCACCTGGAGATCCGGGTGCGCGGCGAGGCCACCCAGCCCGCCGACTGGATCAACCGTCTGTGGCCCTGA
- the dtd gene encoding D-aminoacyl-tRNA deacylase produces the protein MRVVVQRVTRASCEVEGELTGQIGAGLVVLLGVAPADTPDTARSLAARLVKLRIFNDDAGKMNRSLADVGGGVLSISQFTLFADTSRGNRPSFLGAAPPEQGRALYAEFNAALRALGITVGEGVFGAHMVISLVNDGPVTLTLDTA, from the coding sequence GTGCGGGTCGTCGTTCAGCGCGTCACGCGGGCGAGTTGTGAGGTGGAGGGTGAACTGACCGGGCAGATCGGCGCGGGTCTGGTGGTGCTGCTGGGCGTGGCTCCAGCCGATACGCCCGACACTGCCCGCAGTCTCGCGGCCAGGCTGGTCAAGCTGCGCATCTTCAATGACGACGCCGGAAAGATGAACCGCTCGCTGGCTGATGTCGGCGGCGGGGTGCTGAGTATTTCCCAATTCACCCTGTTCGCTGACACGTCCAGGGGCAACCGGCCCAGCTTCCTGGGAGCCGCGCCGCCGGAGCAGGGAAGAGCACTCTATGCCGAGTTCAACGCGGCGCTGCGTGCGCTGGGCATAACGGTGGGCGAGGGCGTTTTCGGCGCGCACATGGTCATCTCGCTGGTCAACGACGGCCCGGTGACGCTGACGCTCGATACGGCCTGA
- a CDS encoding DUF1844 domain-containing protein, with amino-acid sequence MANPEFLGLIHSLQATAEAALGDINAATASANRDGLLASDRAHQTAERSLKLLTMLAEKTRGNLDMTEAEVLGNAVNALRQRLGN; translated from the coding sequence ATGGCAAATCCCGAATTCCTGGGCCTGATCCACTCCTTGCAGGCCACCGCCGAGGCGGCGCTCGGCGACATCAACGCGGCCACCGCTTCGGCCAACCGTGACGGCCTGCTGGCCTCGGACCGTGCCCACCAGACCGCCGAGCGGAGTCTGAAACTGCTGACCATGCTGGCCGAGAAGACGCGCGGCAACCTCGACATGACCGAGGCCGAGGTGCTGGGCAATGCCGTGAACGCGCTGCGCCAGCGGCTGGGCAATTAG
- a CDS encoding Atu2307/SP_0267 family LLM class monooxygenase has protein sequence MSNPVVTTVPFELGLYSFGERTPDPQTGLTVSAEQRFKDLLEEIELADQLGLDVYGIGEHHRPDYTVSSPALVLAAAAARTKTIRLTSAVTVLGTEDPVRVFQAFSTLDLISGGRAEIMAGRGSFSESFPIFIGGMPRDYDELFAEKLDLLLKLRDSERVSWSGKYRPSLQDVGIYPRPAQAELPIWLAVGGTPGSAVRAGQLGLPLALAIIGGLPEQFRGFTDLYRASAAEAGHGPASLRLGINSHGYIAATSQAARDESFPATAAAMYAIGKERGWSKMTRAQYDAASTLRGVYFVGDPEEVAEKILYQHQIFDHHRFLMQMSVGTQPHAQIMNSIELYGTRVAPLVRAEVARRQAPTPVPA, from the coding sequence ATGTCCAACCCTGTCGTCACCACCGTTCCCTTCGAACTCGGCCTCTACAGTTTCGGCGAGCGCACGCCCGATCCCCAAACCGGCCTCACAGTCAGCGCCGAGCAGCGCTTCAAGGACCTGCTGGAAGAAATCGAGCTGGCCGACCAACTGGGCCTGGACGTGTACGGCATCGGTGAGCACCACCGGCCCGACTACACGGTGTCTTCGCCCGCTCTGGTGCTGGCGGCAGCGGCGGCGCGCACCAAGACCATCCGACTGACCAGCGCCGTGACCGTGCTGGGCACCGAGGACCCGGTGCGGGTATTTCAGGCCTTCTCCACACTCGATCTGATTTCTGGAGGCCGGGCCGAGATCATGGCCGGGCGCGGCAGCTTTTCCGAATCGTTTCCGATTTTCATCGGCGGTATGCCCCGCGACTACGACGAGCTGTTTGCAGAGAAGCTGGACCTGCTGCTGAAATTACGCGACTCGGAACGGGTGTCTTGGTCGGGCAAGTACCGCCCCAGTTTGCAGGACGTGGGTATCTACCCGCGCCCGGCGCAGGCCGAGTTGCCGATCTGGCTGGCAGTGGGCGGCACCCCGGGCTCGGCAGTGCGGGCCGGGCAACTGGGGTTGCCTTTGGCGCTGGCGATCATCGGCGGCCTGCCGGAGCAGTTCAGGGGCTTCACCGACCTCTACCGTGCCTCGGCGGCTGAGGCTGGGCACGGTCCGGCGAGTCTGCGGCTGGGCATCAACTCGCACGGCTATATCGCCGCCACCTCGCAGGCGGCCAGGGACGAGTCGTTTCCGGCCACCGCCGCCGCCATGTACGCCATCGGCAAGGAGCGTGGCTGGAGCAAGATGACCCGAGCCCAGTACGACGCGGCCAGCACCCTGCGCGGCGTATACTTCGTGGGCGACCCTGAAGAAGTGGCCGAGAAGATCCTCTATCAGCACCAGATTTTTGATCACCACCGCTTCCTGATGCAGATGAGCGTCGGTACCCAGCCCCACGCCCAGATCATGAACTCCATCGAACTGTACGGCACGCGGGTCGCGCCGCTGGTGCGGGCGGAAGTGGCCAGGCGGCAAGCGCCGACCCCCGTTCCAGCCTGA